In Romboutsia lituseburensis, a genomic segment contains:
- a CDS encoding phosphotransferase, with product MKKKYQDNKINRIKDTLSEVLGLSNHDIYSIDPIGGMTNKNFKVNIKNENYILRIPGNGTKEMISRYSEKYNNLIVNKLEIDTNMLYFNEENGLKVSKYINNAETITPKTAKREDNMKLITNILKKLHNSNVKFNNEFDVFSKIEEYEILLKKYNGKNFDDYTLVKGKVTKLKQILEQIGVESVPCHNDTVPENFVKDNERLYLVDWEYSGMNDPMWDLAAHSLESGFLESEEELFLSLYFEGRIEDRYKKKILIYKICQDFLWSIWTNIKEAKGDNFGTYGEYRYNRAKINLKKITN from the coding sequence GTGAAAAAAAAATATCAAGACAATAAAATTAATAGAATAAAAGATACACTATCAGAAGTGTTAGGTTTAAGTAATCATGATATATATAGTATAGATCCTATTGGAGGTATGACTAATAAAAACTTTAAAGTTAATATTAAAAATGAAAATTATATATTAAGAATACCTGGTAATGGAACGAAAGAAATGATTAGTAGATATAGTGAAAAATATAACAATTTAATTGTAAATAAGTTAGAAATAGATACTAATATGTTGTATTTTAATGAAGAAAATGGTTTAAAGGTATCTAAATATATTAATAATGCTGAAACAATTACTCCTAAAACTGCTAAAAGAGAAGATAATATGAAGCTAATAACTAATATATTAAAAAAGCTTCATAATTCCAACGTTAAATTTAATAATGAATTTGATGTGTTTAGCAAAATAGAGGAGTATGAAATTTTATTAAAAAAATATAATGGTAAGAACTTTGATGATTACACATTAGTAAAAGGTAAAGTCACAAAATTAAAACAAATACTTGAACAAATAGGTGTAGAAAGTGTACCGTGTCATAATGATACTGTTCCTGAAAATTTTGTAAAGGATAATGAAAGATTGTACTTAGTTGACTGGGAGTATTCAGGAATGAATGATCCAATGTGGGATTTAGCAGCACATTCTTTAGAGAGTGGTTTCTTAGAATCTGAAGAAGAGCTATTTTTAAGTTTATATTTTGAAGGAAGAATAGAAGATAGATATAAAAAAAAAATACTTATATATAAGATTTGCCAGGATTTTTTATGGAGTATTTGGACAAATATTAAAGAAGCTAAAGGTGACAATTTTGGGACCTATGGAGAATATAGATACAATAGAGCTAAAATTAATTTAAAAAAAATAACTAACTAG
- a CDS encoding DMT family transporter yields the protein MISRSKGLTLGIISGMLWGLDTVLTGIILNKSSFVETQTAIFLAPFISSFLHDMFSSLWMMVYMSATRQLPQIVESIKTRSGKFICIAAIFGGPIGTASYLLAVKYIGVGYTASISSIYPAIGSFWAYLFLKEKLNKNAFIGLSIIMLSVIILGYSSEKISGDNYLLGFSLALVCVLGWSLESIICAYGMKANEVSPSQALQIRQLVSTLFYGIIIHILGGIELISTVTVIFTNISGWICFIALAGTASYMFYYTSIDSIGPVKATVLNITYSIWAIIFNIFIFDSPVTLRLVICSVLIIIGSIMVLKN from the coding sequence ATGATTAGCAGGAGTAAGGGATTAACTTTAGGCATAATATCAGGTATGCTATGGGGATTAGATACTGTTTTAACAGGTATAATTCTTAACAAGAGTTCCTTTGTAGAAACTCAAACGGCTATATTTTTAGCTCCATTTATAAGTTCTTTCCTGCATGATATGTTTTCTAGTTTATGGATGATGGTATATATGTCAGCTACTAGACAGCTACCACAGATAGTCGAATCAATTAAGACTAGAAGTGGAAAGTTTATATGTATTGCAGCTATATTTGGTGGTCCTATAGGAACGGCATCATACTTATTAGCTGTTAAATATATAGGTGTAGGATATACCGCAAGCATATCTTCAATATACCCAGCTATAGGATCATTTTGGGCATATTTATTTCTAAAAGAGAAATTAAATAAGAATGCATTTATAGGGTTATCTATAATCATGCTTTCTGTAATAATATTAGGATATTCATCTGAAAAAATAAGTGGAGATAATTACTTATTAGGGTTTTCATTGGCACTAGTATGTGTATTAGGATGGTCTTTAGAGAGTATAATTTGCGCATATGGAATGAAGGCTAATGAAGTTAGTCCATCTCAAGCACTTCAAATAAGACAATTAGTATCGACATTATTCTATGGTATAATAATACATATATTAGGTGGAATAGAATTAATTAGTACGGTTACAGTTATATTTACAAATATTTCGGGATGGATTTGTTTTATTGCATTAGCGGGAACTGCTTCGTATATGTTTTATTATACATCAATAGATTCGATAGGACCGGTAAAGGCAACTGTATTAAATATAACGTATTCTATATGGGCTATAATCTTTAATATATTTATTTTTGATAGTCCTGTTACTTTAAGATTAGTTATATGCAGCGTACTTATAATAATAGGGTCCATTATGGTTTTAAAAAATTAG
- a CDS encoding sugar phosphate nucleotidyltransferase: MRAILLAAGMGTRLRPLTLTTPKSLVEINGQPMLERQISFLKDIGVNEIIVVVGYLREKFEYLKDKYDVKLIYNEKFNVYNNIYTMYLVREYLGDSYVIDADVYLYKNFLDKDISKSTYFSGYKYGFKNEWILEFDDNYNVKDIVIGDGEGYILSGISYWNKKDASIIVNELEKVIELDKFFDLYWDHIVKDNLLKLDIQIKRIDSYDSFEIDSLSELNSLNKFLYNKQHSI, encoded by the coding sequence ATGAGAGCAATACTTTTAGCTGCAGGAATGGGTACAAGATTGAGGCCCTTAACACTTACTACTCCGAAGTCTTTAGTGGAAATAAATGGACAGCCTATGTTAGAGAGACAAATTAGTTTTTTAAAAGACATAGGAGTAAATGAAATAATAGTTGTGGTAGGTTATTTAAGGGAGAAGTTTGAATACTTAAAAGATAAGTATGATGTCAAGCTTATTTATAATGAGAAGTTTAATGTTTATAACAATATATATACTATGTACTTAGTTAGAGAATATTTGGGAGATAGCTATGTAATAGATGCTGATGTTTATTTGTATAAAAATTTTTTAGATAAGGATATAAGTAAATCTACTTATTTTAGTGGTTATAAATATGGGTTTAAAAATGAATGGATATTAGAATTTGATGATAATTACAATGTAAAAGATATAGTTATAGGAGATGGAGAAGGGTACATATTATCTGGCATATCATACTGGAATAAAAAGGATGCTAGTATTATTGTTAATGAGTTAGAAAAAGTTATAGAATTAGATAAATTTTTTGATTTATATTGGGATCATATTGTCAAAGATAATTTATTAAAATTAGATATACAAATTAAAAGAATAGATAGTTATGATTCATTTGAAATTGATTCTTTAAGTGAATTAAACTCTTTAAATAAGTTTTTATACAATAAACAGCATAGCATATAA
- a CDS encoding glycosyltransferase family 2 protein: MKSLSLVMIVKNEESNLRRCLESVKDIVNEIVIVDTGSTDKTKEIALEFNAQIFDYKWDNDFSKARNFALSNSNSDWNLILDADEYIANIDLDSIRYFISYNDSTIGQVKIVSSFEQDGEIKNSESFISRLTPKGVWFEGAIHEQLKSDFPRKIVDIILEHNGYLNTNKFDRNISILLDELKIKPNDSYLLYQTARTYYVNKMYSEASTYFNSFYNCFSPDTEEFVADGLITYIYTLIKTNEFEKGLEIINDNFDLLKNSSDFYFVCGVFFTELVSSNPEKYINYFENIELSYLGALEIGNSFSYNSVQGTGSYLAAFNLGLFYELINNKDNAIMYYELSAKYNYKRALEALNRFK, encoded by the coding sequence ATGAAAAGCTTAAGCTTAGTTATGATTGTAAAAAATGAAGAAAGTAACCTTCGAAGATGCTTAGAATCTGTTAAGGATATAGTCAATGAAATAGTAATTGTAGATACTGGTTCCACAGATAAAACAAAAGAAATTGCATTAGAATTTAATGCACAAATTTTTGATTATAAATGGGATAATGATTTTTCAAAAGCTAGAAATTTCGCTCTAAGCAATTCAAATAGTGACTGGAACTTAATTTTAGATGCTGATGAGTATATAGCTAATATAGATTTAGATAGCATAAGATATTTTATAAGCTATAATGATAGTACTATAGGTCAAGTAAAAATAGTAAGTTCTTTTGAACAAGATGGTGAAATTAAAAATTCAGAATCTTTTATATCTAGATTAACTCCTAAAGGAGTTTGGTTTGAAGGTGCTATACACGAACAGCTAAAAAGTGATTTTCCTAGGAAAATAGTTGATATAATATTAGAACATAATGGCTATTTAAATACTAATAAATTTGATAGAAATATATCTATATTATTAGATGAATTAAAAATAAAACCTAATGATTCATATTTACTTTATCAAACAGCAAGAACTTATTATGTTAATAAAATGTACTCTGAAGCCTCAACATATTTTAACAGTTTTTATAATTGCTTTAGTCCTGATACTGAGGAATTTGTAGCAGATGGCTTAATTACTTATATCTATACGCTTATTAAAACAAATGAATTTGAAAAAGGACTTGAAATTATTAATGATAATTTTGATTTATTAAAAAATTCTTCTGACTTTTACTTTGTATGTGGTGTGTTTTTTACCGAATTAGTTTCATCAAATCCAGAAAAATATATAAATTATTTTGAAAATATTGAGCTCTCTTATTTAGGTGCATTAGAAATTGGAAATAGTTTTTCTTATAATAGTGTTCAAGGTACTGGAAGTTATTTAGCTGCATTTAATTTAGGTTTGTTTTATGAACTTATAAACAATAAGGATAATGCTATAATGTATTATGAATTATCCGCTAAATATAATTATAAACGTGCTTTAGAAGCTCTTAATCGATTTAAATAA
- a CDS encoding flagellar basal body protein has translation MNIYGLMKMGLDATELRGRVIANNITNINTPGYKRKYVTFEDTLKGKMDNAKIEVKTDEGSIMREDKNNVDLENEKVNQAATTLQYNALVSLTNTKIAMTKSVISGR, from the coding sequence ATGAACATATATGGATTAATGAAAATGGGCTTAGATGCAACTGAGCTAAGAGGTAGAGTTATTGCAAATAATATAACAAATATAAATACACCAGGATACAAAAGAAAATATGTTACATTTGAAGATACTTTAAAAGGTAAGATGGACAATGCTAAGATAGAAGTTAAAACAGATGAAGGGTCTATAATGAGAGAAGATAAGAATAATGTTGACTTAGAAAATGAAAAAGTTAATCAAGCTGCTACAACTCTTCAGTATAATGCATTAGTTAGTTTAACTAATACTAAAATAGCAATGACAAAAAGTGTAATATCAGGGAGGTAA
- the flgC gene encoding flagellar basal body rod protein FlgC: protein MSVFSGMRISASGLSAERMRMDVISSNVANVKTTRTEEGGAYRRKVASFEENYDEKLGMLGVKTVAIEEDKSPLRKLYEPNHPDADEQGYVEYPNVDLLVEMSDLISASRAYESNIDTLNAQKGMISKALEIGR, encoded by the coding sequence ATGAGTGTTTTTAGCGGTATGAGAATTAGCGCAAGTGGTTTATCGGCTGAAAGAATGAGAATGGATGTTATATCATCTAATGTAGCTAATGTAAAAACAACTAGAACAGAAGAGGGTGGAGCATATAGACGTAAAGTAGCTAGTTTTGAGGAAAATTATGATGAAAAACTAGGTATGTTAGGGGTTAAGACAGTAGCAATAGAAGAAGATAAATCTCCACTTAGAAAACTATATGAGCCTAATCATCCGGATGCGGATGAACAAGGTTACGTAGAGTATCCTAATGTAGATTTATTAGTTGAAATGTCAGATTTAATATCTGCATCTAGAGCTTACGAATCAAATATAGATACATTAAATGCTCAAAAAGGTATGATATCGAAAGCTTTAGAAATAGGAAGATAA
- the fliE gene encoding flagellar hook-basal body complex protein FliE has translation MQAINSIGMNSDIFANSIKNNPITAEKTVEEKSSKLKFDDVIKEAVNKVNDSQVNANNSIESLIKGEDITMHDVMLSVQESQMSMQLMLEVRNKLFDAYQELNRVQL, from the coding sequence ATGCAAGCTATAAATAGTATAGGGATGAACTCAGATATATTTGCAAATAGTATAAAAAATAATCCTATAACTGCTGAAAAAACAGTGGAAGAAAAAAGTTCTAAATTAAAATTTGATGATGTTATAAAAGAGGCTGTAAATAAAGTTAATGACAGTCAAGTTAATGCAAATAACAGTATAGAAAGTCTTATAAAAGGTGAGGACATAACAATGCATGATGTTATGTTATCTGTACAAGAATCTCAAATGTCAATGCAACTTATGCTAGAAGTTAGAAATAAATTATTTGATGCTTATCAAGAGCTCAATAGAGTACAATTGTAG
- the fliF gene encoding flagellar basal-body MS-ring/collar protein FliF, with amino-acid sequence MNVKEITQNIKDFITTKAGQFKELKKTKKIAIIIGVIAVILAGGFGIKYANDSKYKVLFSGLDANDATAITKELENKKVETKIEGNSIYVPKDQVDKLRLELSNNIKNGSAGFEIMDEGSSFGLTDEEFQIKKQRMIQGEIEKTIKTFPQVADARVHINKGEESVFAKESIPGSAAVSISLKPGASLEPNQIRSIMSLVSASNMNIPKQNVEVIDQNMNLLSEGLFDEDGKINSSKSNGIDIARKSEKELNKDLERSIVSLLEPIFGEGKVKATVNADLNFDSNEKTEIKIDPEKVIVKESKSENKSTEQGNTGGAVDNNMNNAGNSKKGTVESKEQNTEYEVGKIETKTIKAQGEVNRITASVAIDGKLDAGATKNIKDMVANTIGMDNARGDDVAVVAMDFGEFNGAKDAKAEDEGVVKVLKTTGYIVGILLLLIVIALIAMYVIKKRDKAKIDEDFDEDAEIDLINKKLEEMEKNRITEGDEEEENITLEEEVKIYASENPEQVTELINKWLND; translated from the coding sequence ATGAATGTAAAAGAAATTACACAAAATATAAAAGACTTTATAACAACAAAAGCAGGTCAATTTAAAGAACTTAAAAAAACTAAAAAAATCGCAATAATAATAGGTGTTATAGCTGTTATCCTAGCAGGAGGATTTGGAATAAAATATGCTAATGATAGTAAATATAAAGTACTTTTCTCTGGGTTAGATGCTAACGATGCGACAGCTATTACAAAAGAACTTGAAAATAAAAAGGTTGAAACTAAAATAGAAGGGAATAGCATTTATGTTCCTAAAGATCAAGTTGATAAATTAAGACTTGAATTATCTAATAATATCAAAAATGGTTCAGCGGGATTTGAAATAATGGATGAAGGCTCATCTTTTGGGCTTACAGATGAAGAATTCCAAATAAAAAAACAAAGAATGATCCAAGGGGAAATTGAAAAAACAATAAAAACTTTCCCGCAAGTGGCAGATGCGAGAGTACATATAAACAAAGGTGAAGAATCTGTATTTGCTAAAGAAAGTATTCCTGGATCAGCTGCAGTATCTATAAGTCTAAAACCAGGAGCATCTTTAGAACCGAATCAAATAAGATCAATAATGTCATTAGTTTCAGCAAGTAATATGAATATACCTAAGCAAAATGTTGAAGTAATAGATCAAAATATGAATTTATTATCGGAAGGATTGTTTGATGAAGATGGAAAAATAAACTCTTCAAAATCAAATGGAATAGATATTGCAAGGAAATCAGAAAAAGAATTAAATAAAGATTTAGAAAGATCTATAGTTAGCTTACTTGAACCGATATTTGGAGAAGGGAAAGTTAAAGCGACTGTAAATGCAGACTTAAACTTTGATAGTAATGAAAAAACAGAAATAAAAATAGATCCAGAAAAAGTAATTGTAAAAGAATCGAAAAGTGAAAATAAATCTACTGAACAAGGAAACACTGGTGGAGCTGTAGATAACAACATGAACAATGCAGGTAACAGCAAAAAAGGGACAGTAGAAAGTAAAGAACAAAACACTGAATATGAAGTTGGAAAAATAGAAACAAAAACAATAAAAGCTCAAGGCGAAGTAAATAGAATAACGGCATCTGTTGCGATAGATGGGAAATTAGATGCTGGAGCTACAAAAAACATAAAGGACATGGTTGCTAATACTATAGGGATGGATAATGCTAGAGGCGACGATGTTGCAGTTGTAGCTATGGACTTTGGTGAATTTAATGGTGCAAAGGATGCCAAAGCTGAAGATGAAGGAGTTGTTAAAGTGTTAAAAACAACAGGCTACATAGTAGGTATTTTATTATTACTAATAGTTATTGCACTAATAGCAATGTATGTAATTAAGAAGAGAGATAAAGCTAAAATAGATGAAGATTTCGATGAAGATGCTGAAATTGATTTAATTAATAAAAAATTAGAAGAGATGGAAAAAAATAGAATTACTGAAGGCGATGAAGAAGAGGAAAATATAACTCTTGAAGAAGAAGTGAAAATTTATGCTTCAGAGAACCCAGAACAAGTAACAGAGTTAATTAATAAGTGGTTAAATGATTAG
- the fliG gene encoding flagellar motor switch protein FliG, producing MEKEFAKAGNAFDLGDIPKVRKVTGARKAAVLLMTLGTDVASGIVKNLPDKKIQKIGVEIANIHTVNARERREILQEFIELNKGKDFVLEGGLDFAQTLLNGALGNQRANKLLEGIKYDTCTKMFMAARKAEPEQILSCIQGESSQTIAIILSHIQPDKAAQILSELPDKIKNEVSLKIGGTSSVSPNIIKAIDEAVTTKLSKLGQRELESSGGIESLIDILSNVDRKTEKSIIKFIEENNEDLAEEIKANMFIFDDIVRLENAAIQRILKEVNVKDIAYALKGASKEVANTIFKNQSQRAAQALREEIELLGKTKISQVEEAQQNIVNVIRRLEDAGEITLSRGSDDEFIV from the coding sequence TTGGAAAAAGAATTTGCAAAAGCAGGAAATGCCTTTGATTTAGGAGATATTCCTAAAGTTAGAAAAGTTACTGGTGCAAGAAAAGCTGCTGTACTTTTAATGACATTAGGAACTGATGTGGCATCAGGAATAGTAAAAAATTTACCTGATAAAAAGATACAAAAAATAGGTGTGGAGATAGCTAATATCCACACCGTAAATGCAAGAGAGAGAAGAGAGATTCTTCAAGAATTTATAGAATTAAACAAAGGAAAAGACTTTGTACTAGAAGGTGGGTTAGATTTTGCTCAAACATTACTTAATGGAGCGTTGGGTAATCAAAGAGCGAATAAACTTCTTGAAGGCATAAAATACGATACATGTACTAAGATGTTTATGGCAGCTAGAAAAGCTGAACCAGAACAAATATTATCTTGTATCCAAGGAGAAAGTTCACAAACTATAGCTATAATACTTTCTCATATTCAGCCAGATAAAGCAGCTCAAATTTTAAGCGAGTTACCTGATAAGATAAAAAATGAAGTTTCTTTAAAAATAGGTGGTACTTCTTCTGTGTCACCAAATATCATAAAAGCTATAGATGAGGCTGTAACAACTAAACTTTCGAAGTTAGGTCAAAGAGAGCTTGAAAGTTCAGGTGGTATAGAAAGCTTAATTGATATATTAAGCAATGTGGATAGAAAAACAGAAAAGAGTATTATTAAGTTTATTGAAGAAAATAATGAAGATTTAGCGGAGGAAATCAAAGCTAATATGTTCATATTTGATGATATTGTTAGGCTTGAAAATGCAGCTATACAAAGAATTCTTAAAGAAGTTAATGTTAAAGATATTGCATATGCTCTTAAGGGAGCATCTAAAGAAGTTGCAAATACTATATTTAAAAATCAATCTCAAAGAGCTGCACAAGCACTTAGAGAAGAAATTGAGTTATTAGGGAAGACTAAAATATCTCAAGTTGAAGAAGCTCAGCAAAATATAGTAAATGTTATAAGAAGACTTGAAGATGCTGGAGAAATAACATTATCTAGAGGATCAGACGATGAATTCATTGTGTAG
- a CDS encoding flagellar assembly protein FliH, with product MNSLCSNIIKSENIQIKGKKVIRHSINNPQAEEEIIDQEQIEAQMQIQAQLEEELARKREEMQIKLEEAQTKYDEILNKAQEESERILNNAQEEALNIEKKAYEEGHSQGLKNGYEDGYKEAYEENIEKAKFEAAQIIDNSNKVLFEANNEVSNYMKENKKNIISLSVSIAEQVLREKFEDVNSMDSLITSVIEEYELKENFVIKTNQLYKESLDEQILNLKKNHKIKGDVFVLVDESIEQGNAVIDNVNGRLVVGIDHVIEKIKEELL from the coding sequence ATGAATTCATTGTGTAGTAATATCATAAAATCTGAAAATATTCAGATTAAAGGAAAGAAAGTTATACGACATAGTATAAATAATCCACAAGCAGAAGAAGAGATAATAGATCAAGAACAGATTGAAGCTCAAATGCAAATACAAGCTCAATTAGAAGAGGAGCTTGCAAGAAAAAGAGAAGAAATGCAAATTAAATTAGAAGAAGCTCAGACTAAATATGATGAAATTTTAAATAAGGCTCAAGAAGAAAGTGAAAGAATTTTAAACAATGCTCAAGAAGAAGCTTTAAATATAGAAAAGAAAGCTTACGAAGAAGGTCATAGCCAAGGTTTAAAAAATGGTTACGAAGATGGATACAAAGAAGCATATGAAGAAAATATTGAAAAGGCTAAATTTGAAGCAGCTCAAATAATAGATAATTCTAATAAAGTATTATTTGAAGCAAATAATGAAGTTTCAAATTATATGAAAGAAAATAAAAAAAATATAATAAGTTTAAGTGTAAGTATAGCAGAACAAGTTTTAAGAGAAAAATTTGAAGATGTTAACTCTATGGATAGCTTAATAACTAGTGTTATTGAGGAATATGAACTTAAAGAGAACTTTGTAATAAAAACAAATCAGTTATATAAAGAAAGTTTAGATGAACAAATTTTAAATCTTAAAAAAAATCATAAAATAAAAGGCGATGTGTTTGTTTTAGTTGATGAGTCTATAGAACAAGGAAATGCAGTAATTGATAATGTGAATGGACGATTAGTAGTTGGAATAGATCATGTAATAGAAAAGATAAAAGAGGAGTTACTATGA
- the fliI gene encoding flagellar protein export ATPase FliI produces MINLDFEKITKRVKDIPSVMCEGKVSQVIGLTVEVEGIKAFVGELCTVYNNLNNPINCEVVGFRDDAVILMPLGELAGIGPGCRVVAQGIPLSVRCSEELLGKILDGLGNPIDESSILSGERYSLFNEPPDPMRRPRITNIMPTGIRAIDGFLTCGEGQRIGIFAGSGVGKSTTLGMMARTAEADVNVIALIGERGREVLDFIERDLGEEGMRKSVVVCATSDKSPLVRLKGALTATSIAEYFRDQGKKVLLMMDSVTRFAMAQREVGLAIGEPPAQKGYTPSVFAMLPKLMERTGMSDKGSITAFYTVLVDGDDFNEPIADTVRGILDGHIVLSRQLAHKNHYPAIDILNSISRLMKEIGEEEHNKAASYARDILATFKEAEDLINIGAYESGSNKNIDNAIKYIDTVNGYLKQGVNESTPFDVSKELLIKMFD; encoded by the coding sequence ATGATTAACTTAGACTTTGAAAAAATAACAAAAAGAGTAAAAGATATACCTTCAGTAATGTGTGAAGGTAAAGTGAGTCAAGTAATAGGTCTGACCGTAGAAGTAGAAGGTATAAAAGCATTTGTAGGTGAGTTATGTACAGTGTATAACAATTTAAATAATCCTATAAACTGTGAAGTCGTTGGATTTAGAGATGATGCTGTTATATTAATGCCTCTTGGTGAACTTGCAGGTATAGGTCCTGGATGTAGAGTTGTAGCTCAAGGGATACCTCTAAGTGTTAGATGTAGTGAAGAGCTCTTAGGAAAAATACTAGATGGTTTAGGAAATCCAATAGATGAAAGTAGCATATTATCAGGAGAAAGATACAGTTTATTTAATGAACCACCTGATCCAATGAGAAGACCGAGGATAACTAATATAATGCCCACAGGAATACGAGCTATTGATGGTTTTTTAACTTGTGGGGAAGGTCAGAGGATAGGTATATTTGCAGGTAGTGGTGTTGGAAAAAGTACAACTCTTGGAATGATGGCAAGAACAGCTGAAGCAGATGTTAACGTAATAGCTCTTATAGGAGAACGTGGAAGAGAAGTTCTTGACTTTATAGAAAGAGACTTAGGTGAAGAAGGTATGAGAAAGTCAGTTGTAGTTTGTGCTACTTCTGACAAATCACCTTTAGTTAGATTAAAAGGAGCACTAACAGCTACATCTATTGCAGAGTACTTTAGAGATCAAGGTAAAAAGGTATTACTTATGATGGATTCTGTAACAAGATTTGCGATGGCTCAAAGAGAAGTTGGACTAGCTATAGGTGAACCACCAGCTCAAAAGGGTTATACGCCATCGGTATTTGCGATGTTACCGAAACTAATGGAAAGAACAGGAATGTCAGATAAAGGTTCTATAACAGCTTTTTATACTGTACTTGTTGATGGGGACGATTTTAATGAACCAATAGCAGATACCGTAAGAGGTATACTTGATGGACATATAGTCTTATCAAGACAACTAGCTCATAAAAATCACTATCCAGCTATTGATATATTAAATAGCATAAGTAGACTTATGAAAGAAATAGGCGAAGAAGAACATAACAAAGCAGCATCCTATGCAAGAGATATACTTGCAACTTTTAAAGAAGCAGAAGACTTAATAAATATTGGGGCATATGAAAGTGGCTCTAATAAAAATATAGATAATGCTATTAAGTATATAGATACTGTAAATGGATATTTAAAGCAGGGAGTGAATGAAAGTACTCCATTTGATGTTAGTAAGGAATTATTAATAAAGATGTTTGACTAA
- the fliJ gene encoding flagellar export protein FliJ, with amino-acid sequence MSKFKFKLQKLLDIKIKDEEESKLRYTQAQNQKKIIENNLRNLEMNYKKYSDISKAQDVVTQKITINYLSSLTQSIKVTNEQLEKEEIKVAKAKEDFIEKQIKRKSLETLKENEMLRLKKEEERIEQITNDEFALYAYMRNNASA; translated from the coding sequence GTGAGTAAATTTAAGTTTAAACTACAAAAGTTACTAGATATAAAAATAAAAGATGAAGAGGAAAGTAAATTAAGATATACTCAGGCTCAAAATCAAAAAAAAATTATAGAAAATAATTTAAGAAATTTAGAAATGAATTATAAGAAATACTCAGATATAAGTAAGGCTCAAGATGTAGTTACTCAAAAGATAACAATTAATTATCTATCATCACTTACGCAATCTATAAAAGTGACTAACGAACAACTTGAAAAAGAAGAAATTAAAGTAGCAAAAGCTAAAGAAGATTTTATAGAAAAACAAATAAAGAGAAAATCACTAGAGACTCTTAAAGAAAATGAAATGCTAAGGTTAAAAAAAGAAGAAGAAAGAATAGAACAAATAACAAATGATGAATTTGCATTATATGCATACATGAGAAATAATGCAAGCGCATAA